TCCGGAAAGGGGACGTGAGGTGCTGCTCTCCCTCCTGCGGATGTGCCTCCACCTCGGGGCCATGACCCAGGGTGCGGTATCAGCAGCCAGCGTCATTCGGCGAGGCTGTCAAGGGCTGGGAAGTCGGGGGGGCCGGTAAGCTTCCCGGTTCAGCACGTGCAGGTTCAGCAAGTGGCGGGCGAAGTGGGTCGGCCAGTGCGGCTTCTGCGGTTGGACACAGGCTGCCTGCAACGCCGCGCGTCGAGCAACTCCACCGTCGCCTTGGGAAGTTCGACCGCTGCCCGCACCGGGGCGTCCTCAGCGAGGTAGGTGCGGAGGGTGCGCTGCTCGCGCGGCTCGATGCGGTTTTTCACGCCGAACTCCAGCAGCACCCGACGCCGGATGTACGCCGTGCGCGCCGGGAGCACGGTCGGGTAGTGCAGGGCGAGGTGCAGGTCGGCGGGCTCCCCCTCCGTGACGACCTGCACCCGCGCGTCGAGGGCACCCGCCTCACGCAGGTGTGGCAGGACGCGGTCTCGTACGCAGGCCTGCGTCTGAAGGCTCAATTCGGCGATGGCCCGGTCCCGCGCAATGCGCGACAGGTCGGTAAGGTCCTCGGGGGTGCGCCCCGACGCACCGAGCAGCCCCAGGGTGATGTCGAGGTCCTCGCTGAAGCGGGTGACCACAGCGTCCCCCTTGGAGAGGCTGGTCCCCCCCCCTTGAACGCCATCGGCACCTCGCTCCCCTCCAGCGCGAAGGTCTGGGCGAGCACCCACACCACCCACAGGTCCTTTTCCGGGAGGATGGACTCCCGGTTCTGCCGCTCGGCCACCGCCTCGAGCACGTCGCGTTGCTCTGCCGAGTCTAACGGCAACCAGTTCAAGGCCGGGCGCTCACCGGATGGGAGGCTCCGCGCGCGTGGGTCGTGATCAGGTCGGCGAGCCAGCCGGGCGAGGGCGGCGTGACCTTCCTCCGAGCGCCTGTGTCCCAGGTGATGCAGCGCGGTCAGGGCGTCGCCAGCGGCCGTGCCGGCCTGGCGCATCACGTACCCGGGGGCGTGCCGCAACGTCACTTGGTGGTTGCCGACCTTGAATGTCTTCTTGCCGCTCACCCGGCACTGAGCACCGCGGTCACGGGCGTCTGGGTGCTGAGGTCATATTCGACGAGCACCTGTGCCCCGGGGGTGGTGACCGGGATGCCGCGCGCCCGCGCGGAGGTCCGGGCGACCGTGACCGGGCTGGGCGGCGCCCTGTTGACGATCCGGCCGCGTCTGGGTTTGACGTACACGCCGCGCGCGACCCGCTCGATTACCCCGTTGCTGGTCAACCGGGAGAGCGCCTGATCGATGCTCGCGCGCGTTCCGTACAGCAGCAGTTCAGTCGGGAAGAACGGTTCTCCCTCGGGTTGTCGCGCGACGAACTGACGCACCTCCGTGCTCGACTTCGCCCGCATTCGTCAGATATCGGTGTGCTCATATCTGACGAAAGGTAAATGGCTTACATACTACCTGCCCGAGCTGTCCTCACCAGAGCGGGCGAAGTCGAGGTGAAGCGGCACCCGCGGACGGGGACGCCCCAGACCCAGGGTGGCGGCAGGTCCGATCAGCAGCGCCAGCACACTGCCCCAGACCACCCAGTCGCCGTAGCGCACGAAGGGCGTGCGGGTGGCCGAGACGTCGAAAGCAACGCGGTAGGCGCCCCGCTCTCCCCGGGGGGCGCGGAACTGCACCCGGCCCCAGGGGTCCACGACGGCGCTCACCCCGTCGTTCCCGGCCCGCAATAAGAAGCGCCGCGTCTCGATGGCGCGCAGGCGGCCCATCTGGAAGTGCTGCTCCGCCCCCGCTCCCCGGCCGAACCACGCGTCGTTGGA
The DNA window shown above is from Deinococcus aestuarii and carries:
- a CDS encoding nucleotidyl transferase AbiEii/AbiGii toxin family protein; amino-acid sequence: MGGVGARPDLRAGGERGADGVQGGGTSLSKGDAVVTRFSEDLDITLGLLGASGRTPEDLTDLSRIARDRAIAELSLQTQACVRDRVLPHLREAGALDARVQVVTEGEPADLHLALHYPTVLPARTAYIRRRVLLEFGVKNRIEPREQRTLRTYLAEDAPVRAAVELPKATVELLDARRCRQPVSNRRSRTGRPTSPATC
- a CDS encoding DUF6088 family protein — translated: MRAKSSTEVRQFVARQPEGEPFFPTELLLYGTRASIDQALSRLTSNGVIERVARGVYVKPRRGRIVNRAPPSPVTVARTSARARGIPVTTPGAQVLVEYDLSTQTPVTAVLSAG